Proteins co-encoded in one Oxyura jamaicensis isolate SHBP4307 breed ruddy duck chromosome 7, BPBGC_Ojam_1.0, whole genome shotgun sequence genomic window:
- the SLC23A3 gene encoding solute carrier family 23 member 3, whose protein sequence is MCSWVLSCCLALQVRGDRSEQPERWGDGRGLGQGSCCTEIALGSGPGVLGGEGTAGQAVHPRRVLWHGASRPPILFPTQHLAVQASLLCTFHLLLLPALPEGQPNAPATSELLARSLFACGVSALLQTSLGSRLPLVQIPSFEYLVPAVVLSSHLSRTDRNGTAVAIACPAPHCTVTGSQAASLREVSGAVVVSGLTQLALGMSGVCGWAARRCGPMVLAPSLSIIGLSAYKEAAFLCSASWGVALLLMLLTVTFSQHLGSCRLPFCAWPHAPGGSVEPAVPTLRTLSVLLPFAAVCIVCAILQHLRVPWDPATAGFPWANSTFRPPWLQLPYSGEWPLLTPRALAVGIAMAVGCSVSSVGCYVLCGRLLRAPRPPQHACNRGLCAEGLGSLLAGLLGATGGTAASIANTCAGGLTQDGSRLSVQVSALACVALGMSPRLAGLLARIPLAVHGGVLCVTYAVAVGTGISYFQHADIDSGRNIFIVGFTMFMALLVPRWLGAAPAHLATGWVPLDLLFLSLLTVPVFLTGFLSFFLENTVSGTPEERGLPQKTGAGDGERGEASPVYGLPARLRRLLPSCKAFPCCFLCPGREEEEEEKEEEKEEEEDEEDGCRAAEEGTAPAGEGTRLLLKPGTGEAQDGQPSQAEMLAWHTGA, encoded by the exons ATGTGCTcctgggtgctgagctgctgcttggccCTGCAGGTACGGGGGGACCGCAGCGAGCAGCCGGAGAGATGGGGTGATGGCAGAGGGCTGGGACAAGGATCCTGCTGCACTGAGATTGCTTTGGGATCTGGTCCTGGcgtgctgggaggagaggggacagcagggcaggctgtgcACCCACGCAGGGTGCTGTGGCATGGAGCGTCACGGCCACCCATCCTCTTCCCCACGCAGCACCTTGCCGTGCAGgcctccctgctctgcaccttccacctgctcctgctgcctgccctgcccgaGGGGCAGCCAAATGCCCCGGCCACCAGCGAGCTGCTGGCACGCAGCCTCTTTGCCTGCGGTGTCTCCGCGCTGCTGCAGACCTCCCTGGGGAGCCG gctgccGCTGGTTCAAATCCCATCGTTCGAGTACCTGGTCCCAgccgtggtgctgagctcccacCTGTCCCGCACGGACAGGAACG GCACAGCTGTGGCCATCGCTTGCCCTGCGCCCCACTGCACCGTCACGGGGAGCCAGGCTGCCTCTCTGCGagag GTCTCCGGAGCCGTGGTGGTGTCCGGGCTGACCCAGCTGGCTCTGGGGATGTCGGGCGTGTGTGGCTGGGCAGCACGGCGCTGCGGGCCCATGGTGCTGGCCCCCAGCCTCTCCATCATCGGGCTGTCCGCCTACAAGGAGGCCGCCTTCCTCTGCTCCGCGAGCTGGGGGGTAGCGCTGCT GCTCATGCTCCTCACCGTCACCTTCTCCCAGCACCTGGGCTCCTGCCGCCTGCCCTTCTGCGCCTGGCCCCATGCCCCGGGGGGCTCCGTGGAGCCGGCCGTCCCCACCCTGCGCACACTCTCG GTGCTGCTCCCCTTCGCTGCCGTCTGCATCGTCTGTGCCATCCTCCAGCACCTCCGCGTCCCCTGGGACCCGGCCACAGCAGGCTTTCCCTGGGCTAACAGCACCTTTCGCCCCCCTTGGCTCCAGCTGCCCTATTCAG GCGAGTGGCCGCTGCTCACCCCCCGGGCGCTGGCGGTGGGCATCGCCATGGCCGTCGGCTGCAGCGTGAGCTCGGTGGGCTGCTACGTGCTCTGCGGGAGGCTGCTGCgggccccccggccgccccaACACGCCTGCAACCGGGGGCTGTGCGCCGAGGGGCTGGGCAGCCTCCTGGCCGGGCTGCTGGGCGCCACGGGGGGAACGGCCGCCAGCATCGCCAACACCTGCGCCGGCGGCCTCACGCAG GACGGCTCTCGCCTCTCGGTGCAGGTCAGCGCGCTGGCGTGCGTGGCGCTGGGCATGTCCCCGAGGCTGGCAGGGCTCCTCGCCCGCATCCCGCTGGCGGTGCACG GTGGGGTGCTCTGCGTCACCTACGCTGTGGCCGTGGGCACGGGGATCTCCTACTTCCAGCACGCCGACATCGACTCCGGGAGGAACATCTTCATCGTCGGCTTCACCATGTTCATGGCGCTGCTGGTGCCGCGGTGGCTCGGCGCGGCTCCGGCACACTTGGCCACAG GCTGGGTGCCCCTggacctcctcttcctctctctgctcaCGGTTCCTGTCTTTTTAACTGGCTTCTTGTCCTTCTTCCTGGAGAACACGGTCTCAG GAACCCCGGAGGAGCGAGGGCTGCCGCAGAAAACCGGGGCTGGCGATGGAGAGAGGGGCGAAGCCAGCCCCGTGTACGGGCTACCCGCCAGGCTGAGgaggctgctgccctcctgcaaagccttcccctgctgcttcctctgcccGGGgcgtgaggaggaggaggaggagaaggaagaggagaaggaggaggaggaggatgaagaggatGGCTGCCGTGCGGCCGAGGAGGGGACTGCTCCTGCAGGGGAAGGGACACGGCTGCTCCTGAAGCCCGGCACCGGGGAGGCGCAGGACGGACAGCCAAGCCAGGCGGAGATGCTTGCATGGCACACGGGGGCCtga
- the CNPPD1 gene encoding protein CNPPD1, protein MKRKRGRGVPGGYPGVSHSFAVSFFFLFQFLPRHQQLSERVRKRLYYGWDKDCGLDNLSSPVADIAVELLQKVAPSPIRRLQKKYVSHVSREACISPCSMMLALVYIERLRHRNPEYLQQISSSDLFLISMMVASKYLYDEGEEEEVFNDEWGAAGKVDVQTMNTLEMNFLSAIDWSLYTDPRELFEVLSWLEGRVAEKQGMWRGWFTYTDLCVLMEQSVWQQALGQFYQRVVKLACLLGVVYLTGFAALFASVAVVHRAVCTRSASPAALRPAVFPVGGGCQLGARPAPNPEQEQPRPQLPDDVPPGGGSSSSTRCLGENETAEQPRRGGVTATALYLWGSVMTALSYTKAPDLAPHRSPPQAPLRKVPSACERSNRTAPAAAPRRPGPFGLDALPAPPALHCHSCSAAAGPAWAAAPNREDWLDPLGLRQCSLHTALDLGRIKSFIFPS, encoded by the exons ATGAAGCGGAAAAGGGGCCGCGGGGTGCCCGGGGGGTACCCGGGGGTGTCCCACAG CTTTGccgtctcttttttttttctcttccagttccTGCCCCGGCACCAGCAGCTGAGCGAGAGGGTGCGCAAGCGGCTCTACTATGGCTGGGATAAGGACTGCGGCCTGGACAACCTCTCTAGCCCCGTGGCGG ATATCgctgtggagctgctgcagaaagtggCTCCCAGCCCTATCCGCAGACTCCAGAAGAAATACGTGTCTCACGTGTCTCG GGAAGCTTGCATCTCGCCCTGCTCCATGATGCTGGCACTGGTTTATATTGAGAGACTCCGGCACCGGAACCCTGAGTACCTCCAGCAGATCTCATCTTCAGACCTCTTCCTGATCTCCATG ATGGTTGCCAGTAAGTACCTGTACGAcgagggcgaggaggaggaggtgttCAACGACgagtggggagcagcagggaaggtggACGTCCAGACCATGAACACGCTGGAGATGAACTTCCTGAGTGCCATC GACTGGAGCCTCTACACAGACCCCCGGGAGCTGTTTGAAGTGCTGAGCTGGCTGGAAGGACG CGTGGCAGAGAAGCAGGGCATGTGGCGCGGCTGGTTCACCTACACGGACCTGTGCGTCCTCATGGAGCAGTCCGTGTGGCAGCAAGCGTTGGGCCAGTTCTACCAGCGAGTGGTGAAG CTGGCCTGCCTCCTGGGCGTGGTGTACCTGACCGGCTTCGCGGCTCTCTTCGCCTCCGTCGCCGTGGTGCACCGGGCTGTGTGCACGAGGAGcgccagccccgcagccctccGCCCCGCGGTGTTCCCCGTGGGGGGCGGCTGCCAGCTGGGCGCCCGGCCGGCCCCGAACCccgagcaggagcagccccggccccagctGCCCGACGACGTCCCCCCAggcggtggcagcagcagcagcacccgcTGCCTGGGGGAGAACGAGACGGCCGAGCAGCCGCGGCGCGGCGGTGTCACGGCCACCGCGCTCTACCTGTGGGGCAGCGTGATGACAGCTCTGTCCTACACGAAAGCACCCGACCTAGCCCCGCACCGGAGCCCTCCGCAAGCCCCCCTTCGGAAAGTACCCAGTGCCTGTGAGAGATCCAACCGTACCGCCcctgccgcagccccccgccggcCCGGCCCCTTCGGACTTGACGCGCTGCCGGCCCCTCCGGCGCTGCACTGCCACAGCTGCTCGGCTGCTGCGGGCCCTGcgtgggctgcagcccccaaCCGCGAGGACTGGCTGGACCCCCTGGGGCTGAGGCAGTGCTCCTTGCACACAGCCCTGGATCTCGGCAGAATcaagagctttatttttcccagctAG